Genomic window (Clostridia bacterium):
GCCACGGAACTGATGTAGAAAACCAGGAACGCGAGGATCTGCGGCACGATCAGCCACATGTGCCGCTGCTTCTCGACGATCGCGCTCAGGTTCAGGGTGCCCGTGGCCAGGGCCACCGCCACGAGCGCCATCGCCATCGGGATCTCGTAGCTGAAGAGCTGCGCGCCCGCGCGCATCGCGCCGATCAGCGAGTACTTGTCGTTCGAGCCCCAGCCGGCCATGAAGATCGACAGCAGCGTGAACGACGTCACGGCCGTGATGAAGATCAGGCCGACGTTGAAGTCCTCGACCACCAGATGCGGCCCGAAGGGCAGCACCCAGAACACGAGGAACGCCGGCGCGAAGGCCACCGAAGGCGCCAGCCACCACATCCAGCGGTCGCCGCGCCGGGGCACGAAGTCCTCCTTGGCAAGAAGCTTGATGATGTCGGCGACCGACTGCAGGAGACCGGCCGGACCGCCGACGCGCAGGGGCCCGACGCGGTTCTGCATGTGGCCCGACACCTTGCGTTCCAGCCAGATCAGGACGGCGGCGTTCAGGGACACGAACGCGATGACAATAACGGTCTTGACGATCGCAAGGATCGTCGTCCAGAGCCAGGGGGCGATCCAATCCGGCTGCATCAACGGTCGACCTCCCCCAGGATGATGTCGATGGTTCCTAGGGAGGCGATCAGGTCGGCGATCTTCTCCCCGCGGGTCATGTAGTCGAGCAGTTGCAGGTTCACGAAGGACGGCGCCCGCCACTTCATGCGGTACGGCGTGAGGCCGCCCGTGCTGACGAGCCACAGGCCGAGCTCGCCGCGCGGGCTCTCCACGCGCACGTACCAGTCGCCCTCAGGCACCTTGATCACGCGGGGCGTCTTCGGCGAGAACACTTCCCCGGGCGGCAGCATGTCCAGGCACTGCCGGATGATCTTGATGGACTCGACCATTTCCTTCATGCGGACGGTGGCCCGGTCCAGGTTGTCGCCGTTCTTGCCGACGGGGATGTCGAACTCGCAGCGGTCATAGACGCCGTAACGCTCCACGCGGCGGACGTCGTACGGCACGCCGGAGGCCCGCAGCATGGGGCCGCTCGCGCCGTAGGCGATGGCGACCTCCTTCGGCACGACGCCGACGCCCTCGCTCCGCACCCGGAAGATCTCGTTCTCGTAAAGAAGGTCCATATACGCCGGGTAGGCCTCGCGCTCGAAGTAGTCCAGGTAGTCGCGCAGCTCGGACACCCAGGCGTCCGACACGTCGTTGCGCAGCCCGCCGATGCGGAAGTACGAGTACAGCTGGCGCGCGCCGGTCGCCTTCTCGAACAGGTCGTAGGCCCACTCGCGGTCGCGCAGCGCGTACAGGAACGGCGTGAACGCGCCGATGTCCATGGCGTACGTGCCGAACCACATCTGATGGCTGACGAGGCGGTTGAGCTCCGCGAAGACCGTGCGCAGCACCTGGGCGCGCTCGGTCAGCTCGATGCCCATCCCCTCTTCCACGGCGCGGCACACGAGCCACTCGTTGAAGA
Coding sequences:
- the nuoH gene encoding NADH-quinone oxidoreductase subunit NuoH, which gives rise to MQPDWIAPWLWTTILAIVKTVIVIAFVSLNAAVLIWLERKVSGHMQNRVGPLRVGGPAGLLQSVADIIKLLAKEDFVPRRGDRWMWWLAPSVAFAPAFLVFWVLPFGPHLVVEDFNVGLIFITAVTSFTLLSIFMAGWGSNDKYSLIGAMRAGAQLFSYEIPMAMALVAVALATGTLNLSAIVEKQRHMWLIVPQILAFLVFYISSVAELNRTPFDLAEAESELVAGYHTEYSGIRWSMFFFAEYTNLLTSSALAAIVFLGGWHGPWLPGWAWLLIKTYFLVFVGMWIRWTLPRVRIDQLMDLGWKFLLPVSLVNIAATGLYLVVVR
- a CDS encoding NADH-quinone oxidoreductase subunit D, with the translated sequence MESAASATREGTVQPLTINLGPQHPSTHGVLRVVTTLDGETVLKADPDIGYLHRNWEKIVESWHYPQIVPFADRNDYLSAIFNEWLVCRAVEEGMGIELTERAQVLRTVFAELNRLVSHQMWFGTYAMDIGAFTPFLYALRDREWAYDLFEKATGARQLYSYFRIGGLRNDVSDAWVSELRDYLDYFEREAYPAYMDLLYENEIFRVRSEGVGVVPKEVAIAYGASGPMLRASGVPYDVRRVERYGVYDRCEFDIPVGKNGDNLDRATVRMKEMVESIKIIRQCLDMLPPGEVFSPKTPRVIKVPEGDWYVRVESPRGELGLWLVSTGGLTPYRMKWRAPSFVNLQLLDYMTRGEKIADLIASLGTIDIILGEVDR